The genomic stretch TTATCACGGCTCTCCCCAAGTATCTCCCTCCCTCTAGATCTTCATAGAGTCCCATAACATCCTCTGGGTTTAGAGCTATTGTTCTACCCACATAGGATCTAACCTTACCCTCGATTGCAAATCTGAATAGCTCTTCAAACTCATGAATTACCATTTACCCGAGAGCGGTTTAAGCCACCCTTGCCCACCCGAGAGCAACCAGTAAACCTATAATCTTCGGAGCATATATATGCCTCAGCATATATAGCCCCAAAAGAAATAACAACAACCCCTAAAATACCATAAACAATGTTTCGCCTCGCTATCAAGTGATGAGACTTTCAACTTGAATATTGCTAGGTAAGAATTATCTCAGAGATCCCCTAAAGCTTCTCGGGGTAAAGTCTATAAAAATTAATGAAAAATTCTATATATTTATAGAGCTATTTCTTAAGGCTGTTAACTATCGTGGCTGATATAGCTCCGTAGATGCCTCCGCTCACTATTGCTGCTACCAGCCATAGCATCATGATCTGTGGAGGGGCTATTGCGCTGAATAAAACAGCGTCTAGAGCAACAGCTGGTATCCCGGCTAGGGCTCCTGCTAGGGAGCCAGCTGCTATTCCCCAGCTTCTATATCTCATTAGCGCATAGCCTGCTTCTGAGAAGAGCCCCTGTGCAACCCCATATATTATGTTTGTGAAGCCCCCTACAGTGGGTATTAATGTTTCGACCAGAGCTCCTAGTGTTTCGCCGAGGAAGGCTGATCCTGGTTTTCTAATTAGAGTTGCCGCGAGCGGTGCTCCTATGAACCATAGTCCGTAGGATGCTGCTCTAGCAACTATTGGGCCTCCTATGGCTTCTGCTGCATAGTATAGATTCCATGTTGCATAGAATATGACTCCACTTACAACAGCTACTACAGCTAGGTATGCATAGTCAACAGCTGTGTATCTCTGCAGAACCCCGACTCTCTGCTGGGCTGGCATGGTCTACCCATTAATATAAAACCATAGATCCCTTATATATCTATAGCATTTTCAATAGAGTTTCTATAGAAATGGGATAGGGGCTAGGAGCAATAATTGGAGGGAGAGGAGTAGTAGAAGAAGGTACTCAGGTAGCCCCAGCTCTATCCCACCCCTCTGCCTCCTTAGTCTAAGGCCTCTTAGCTCGGCGGAGATCCCTGCCCAGATGGCCCTCTCAAGCCCTATGCTTAGAAGAGGCATCAATATAGATGCTATATCACCTGGTGTCAGAGGGTTTCTTCTAAATCCCCGCTCGACTCTAGCGATCACTATCTCCCCATAGTCCCTCCTAACCAGGGGTATTAGCCTCAGGGCATAGGAGAGTGAGAAAGCTATGCCCGGAGGGATCCTAAAGCCTTTCACAAGCTCCCTTATAAGGGTCGATGGATCTGAGAGTGATATGAAGGCCAGGCCTGCTAGGGATATTGCAAGGAGCCTCAGGGTGATCTCTATAACAGCTTTGAGAGCACCCTCTCTAATCGCTAAAGGGCCTAGATATACTACTACATCCCCTTGGTTTGCAACAGCCAAAGCATTTATAAAAACACCCCAAAAGCCTATTGCCACGAGAAGAGATACCGCTTTGAATCCTCTGAACCCCATATATAGTGCTAGGGCTAGGTTTGCTATGCAGAGGATCGAGAGCTTCAGAGGGTCTCTGAGTATAAATGCTTCGAGTGTGACCCCTAACGAGTAGATCAGGAAGATAGATGGTGAGGGTCTCCTCATAGAGATACACCTGCTATCCTCTCAAGCTCCAGGGCAAGCTCCACCGGGTCTTTCTCAACCAGTGTTCCCCCGCTGATTAGGAGGGCTCTATCACATAGATCAGCGATCAACCTTGGATCGTGGGTAGCTATTATAATAGCCAGACCCCTCTTCCTCAGAGAATCCAATAGGGAGATGAGATCCCTGTACATCGAGTAGTCAAGCCCAACAGTTGGCTCATCCAGCATAAGTATCTTGGGGGAATAGGCCATGGATATAGCTATTGAGAGCCATCTCTTCTGTCCCATGCTAAGCCTGTAGGGGGAGCTCTTCAGATGCCTCTGGATCCATGTGGATTTCGAGAGGATCTCGTTGATAGAGCTAGATCTATGGATATGTTTGAGCTCCCCCTCCACGGTTCTCGAGAAGAACATATAGTCAGGGTGCTGGCTAACATAGAACACCAGACCCCTTCTAACGCTTATCTTACTCCTATGCAGATCGACCCCCATAACGTTGAAG from Sulfolobales archaeon encodes the following:
- a CDS encoding energy-coupling factor transporter transmembrane component T: MRRPSPSIFLIYSLGVTLEAFILRDPLKLSILCIANLALALYMGFRGFKAVSLLVAIGFWGVFINALAVANQGDVVVYLGPLAIREGALKAVIEITLRLLAISLAGLAFISLSDPSTLIRELVKGFRIPPGIAFSLSYALRLIPLVRRDYGEIVIARVERGFRRNPLTPGDIASILMPLLSIGLERAIWAGISAELRGLRLRRQRGGIELGLPEYLLLLLLSLQLLLLAPIPFL
- a CDS encoding ABC transporter ATP-binding protein, yielding IDSGSLVFVVEHKAKYFVDMADELYVMREGTIVKRYQARDLESKDVLDDLDRLGIDMSLRINRRALTSRSRRVIARAEDLLIGYREDNPLVEVESLDIAEGECIAVVGPNGSGKTALLKTLSGFLKPISGSFNVMGVDLHRSKISVRRGLVFYVSQHPDYMFFSRTVEGELKHIHRSSSINEILSKSTWIQRHLKSSPYRLSMGQKRWLSIAISMAYSPKILMLDEPTVGLDYSMYRDLISLLDSLRKRGLAIIIATHDPRLIADLCDRALLISGGTLVEKDPVELALELERIAGVSL
- a CDS encoding ECF transporter S component; translation: MPAQQRVGVLQRYTAVDYAYLAVVAVVSGVIFYATWNLYYAAEAIGGPIVARAASYGLWFIGAPLAATLIRKPGSAFLGETLGALVETLIPTVGGFTNIIYGVAQGLFSEAGYALMRYRSWGIAAGSLAGALAGIPAVALDAVLFSAIAPPQIMMLWLVAAIVSGGIYGAISATIVNSLKK